In Sulfitobacter sp. LCG007, the sequence TCCGGGGCGACGTGACGCTTTTCGACGCCGGACGCGACGATATCGCCGCGCGCACCGGCTGGCCCTGCCTCGGCGTCATTCCCTGGTTCACGGCAGCGCAGCGCCTTCCCGCGGAGGACGTCATGGATCTGCCCGCGCGCGCCCGCTCGGCGGGCGCCGGCTGCCACATCGTGGTCCCGCGCCTGCCGCGCATCGCCAACTTCGACGACCTCGACCCGCTCGCCGCCGAGCCGGGGGTCGCGCTCGAGATCGTCGAGCCGGGCCGCCCCCTGCCCCTCGGCGCCGATCTCGTCCTGCTGCCCGGCAGCAAGGCGACGCTGTCGGATCTCGCCGCGTTGCGGGCCGAGGGATGGGACATCGACATCGCGGCGCATCTGCGCCAGGGCGGTCATGTGCTGGGTCTGTGCGGCGGCTATCAGATGCTGGGGCGGCGCGTCGCGGATCCCGAGGGCATCGAGGGCGCGGCGGGCGAGGCGCAGGGCCTCGGGCTGCTGGACGTCGAGACGGTTCTTGCGCCGAAAAAGGAACTCGCCCTGCGGTCCGGCGCACATGTCGCAAGCGGTGCTGCGCTGGAAGGATACGAGATTCATATGGGGCGCACGACGGGCCCCGACTGCGCGCGCGGCTGGCTCGACATGGGCCGTGGGCCCACCGGCGCGGCTTCTGCGGATGGACGTGTCAGGGGCTGCTACCTGCACGGTCTCTTCGCGTCTGATGCCTTCCGCGCCGCCTTCCTGTCAGAGCTCGGTCAAAGGTCGGACCTGGCCTACGATGCGGGAGTCGAGGAAACGCTGGACGCGCTCGCCCAGCATCTCGAGCGTCACATGGACCTGGATCTTCTGCTGTCGCTCGCGCAGGAGCCGCGCCAGTGACGCACGAGTTGTCCCGCCCTGCCCTGTCTGCCTAGTCCAGATCCTGCGCCGCAAGCGCGCGCTGGATCTCGCGTCGGACCAGCTTTCGGACGTTGCGCGTGATGCGCTCGCCAAGCGGGCCCTGCAGCTCGGCCCTGACGATATCTGCCACAAGCGCGCGCAGCGCCTCCTCGTCGAGCAGATCGTCTTCCGGGGTGAAGCTGTCCATGCGTCCCGCCGGATCGCCCCGACCACCTGCGTGCCCCTCGGGATCGTCATCCGGGTCAGCGTCGCGACCGGTTTCCGGCCACTCGAGGGCCGGCGCTTCGGTCCCGGCGTAATCGCCCTGGCCGGCATCGTCCGGCTCCCATATATCGGGATTGCGCTGGATTGCCGTCTCGAGCGCGGCGATCTTGTCGCCGAGCGTTACGGCGCGATCTTCTCCCGGCCAGGCCACCGTGTCCGAGTCATCCGAAGGTAGGGAGCCGTCGGTTCCGTCCGCCTGATGTTGCGAAGACGGGCCGTCTGAACCGGTGTTCCGGACCGCATCATCCTCATCGACCTGCACCCTCAGGGACGGCGTCAGCAACAGACGCCCGGTACCGGCCAGAGCGGATTCGGCGGCAGGATCGGACGGCCGGCTTTCTGCCACAAGGCGCCGTACGGAGGAAAGTACGTCCTCTGCCTCAGAATTCGTCACGCTGTCCGACATGTTCAGTACCGTTCCCAGTTCACCCCCGGGCAGCGTACGCCGCACGCCGCCCAAAGGAAAGTCACTGGCGCTGCAAGCGCTCCAGCACGCGGTCCAGCTGCTTGCCCTGTCTGGACTTGCTCACGGGTGCATCCTTGGCAAGGTTGTAATAGGCCGCCGGGTCGTATTGCGGGACGTTCAGCCCGAGGTCGCGCGCGGTCAACTGCCCGGTGGCCGAGAGCACGCCGTAGGCCGCGACATAAAGCTGCGTCTGAACCTCGATGCGCGTATTTACCGCGTCGAGCAGGTCCTGTTCGGCGTTCAGGACATCCAGCGTCGTCCGCGCCCCAAGCGTCGCTTCCTCGCGGACCCCCTCGAAGGCGATATTCGACGCCTCTATGCCCTGTTCCGCTGACGCAAGGCTCGCCCGCGCCGCGGCAAGCTCGGCATAGGCGGCGCCCACGTTCTGGCTGATGTCGCGCTGAACGGTGTAGAGATTCGCCCGCTCCGAGTCGCGGACCGCCATGGCCCTGCGCACGTTCGAGGCCAGCGCCCCGCCCTGATAGATT encodes:
- a CDS encoding cobyric acid synthase, whose translation is MTRAIMIQGTGSNVGKSLLVAGLARAFLRRGLSVRPFKPQNMSNNAAVTSDGGEIGRAQALQARAAGVSPHTDMNPVLLKPQTDTGAQLVVRGQVRGTQEARAYARGRAALMPEVLESFGRLAGLCDLVLVEGAGSPAETNLRSGDIANMGFARAAGVPVLLVGDIDRGGVIAQIVGTRAVLEPEDAAMIRGFAVNRFRGDVTLFDAGRDDIAARTGWPCLGVIPWFTAAQRLPAEDVMDLPARARSAGAGCHIVVPRLPRIANFDDLDPLAAEPGVALEIVEPGRPLPLGADLVLLPGSKATLSDLAALRAEGWDIDIAAHLRQGGHVLGLCGGYQMLGRRVADPEGIEGAAGEAQGLGLLDVETVLAPKKELALRSGAHVASGAALEGYEIHMGRTTGPDCARGWLDMGRGPTGAASADGRVRGCYLHGLFASDAFRAAFLSELGQRSDLAYDAGVEETLDALAQHLERHMDLDLLLSLAQEPRQ